One window of the Desulfovibrio sp. genome contains the following:
- a CDS encoding NAD-dependent epimerase/dehydratase family protein, protein MKNKRILITGISGLIGRETINFLKDNDFEIVAISNNAPIADKTIEHIKCSIFDTQSLQSFIASTKPTHLLHLAWKSTGNFNSNENYDFISSSISMLRAFAESGGGKVVIAGTYVEYGYNNSLLSEFSSTTSPLYTYGQCKQHLHAIAESFCKSNDISLNWGRVFSVYGHETDPRRLTAYVVSNLKNDKEVIIKSGSLIRDYIYSKDAAEAFVCLLKSPISGPVNICTSVATSIRDYVLTIGKLLNKEHLVHFVDEKSDQPERVVGDNTRLIKEFGFTPQYTLTEGLKEALIKY, encoded by the coding sequence ATGAAGAATAAGAGAATATTAATTACTGGCATTTCAGGTTTAATCGGAAGAGAAACTATAAATTTTCTAAAAGATAACGACTTTGAAATAGTTGCAATTTCCAACAATGCTCCTATTGCGGATAAAACAATTGAGCACATCAAGTGCAGCATTTTTGACACGCAATCTCTTCAATCTTTTATAGCATCGACAAAACCAACACACCTTTTACACCTGGCATGGAAATCAACTGGCAATTTTAATTCCAATGAAAATTACGACTTTATTTCATCTTCAATCAGTATGCTCAGGGCATTCGCCGAAAGTGGCGGGGGGAAAGTTGTAATCGCGGGAACCTATGTTGAATATGGATATAATAACAGCCTGTTAAGTGAATTTTCAAGCACAACATCGCCCTTGTACACATACGGACAATGCAAACAACACCTGCACGCCATTGCAGAGTCATTCTGCAAAAGCAATGACATTTCATTAAATTGGGGACGAGTGTTTTCAGTATACGGGCACGAGACAGACCCTCGACGCCTGACTGCATATGTGGTGAGCAACCTAAAGAATGACAAAGAAGTCATTATTAAAAGCGGATCATTAATACGTGACTATATTTATAGCAAAGATGCAGCAGAGGCATTTGTGTGCCTCCTTAAAAGCCCCATAAGTGGGCCAGTAAATATCTGTACGAGTGTTGCAACATCAATTCGTGATTATGTTTTAACAATTGGGAAATTATTGAACAAGGAACACCTTGTGCACTTTGTAGACGAAAAAAGTGATCAACCTGAACGGGTTGTCGGCGACAATACCAGGTTAATAAAAGAATTTGGATTCACTCCACAGTATACACTTACAGAAGGCCTCAAAGAGGCACTGATAAAATACTAG
- the rfbB gene encoding dTDP-glucose 4,6-dehydratase: MPCHLVTGGSGFIGSCYVLEARRRGVRVVNLDRLTYAGNPANLAPLQGDSGYTFVRGDIGNAELVNWLLQSHQPDAIVNFAAESHVDRSIVDPEAFVRTNVLGTATLLRVVAQWWGALPAEQAQAFRFLHVSTDEVYGSLQPGDPAFTETTPYSPNSPYSASKAASDHLVRAFHETYGLPVLLTNCSNNYGPRQFPEKLIPLMICNALDRKPLPVYGKGANIRDWLHVEDHCAAIARVLEAGNVGRCYNIGGHAEKTNLEVVQAVCGILDNLAPSVAGPYAGLVSFVADRPGHDFRYAIDSTRIETELGWKPAHNFESGLQDTVRWYLENTAWTENVRSGAYREWIAVNYAQRGPGGGN; this comes from the coding sequence ATGCCCTGTCATCTGGTTACAGGCGGTTCGGGTTTTATAGGCTCCTGCTATGTGCTTGAAGCCAGGCGGCGGGGTGTGCGCGTGGTCAATCTCGACAGGTTGACCTATGCGGGCAACCCCGCCAATCTGGCGCCCTTACAGGGCGATTCCGGCTATACCTTTGTGCGCGGCGATATTGGCAATGCCGAGTTGGTGAACTGGCTGCTGCAAAGCCATCAGCCCGACGCCATCGTCAACTTTGCTGCAGAGAGCCACGTGGATCGTTCCATTGTGGACCCCGAAGCGTTTGTGCGCACCAATGTGCTGGGAACAGCCACCCTGCTTCGCGTGGTAGCCCAGTGGTGGGGCGCATTGCCCGCAGAACAGGCGCAGGCCTTTCGCTTTCTGCATGTTTCCACAGATGAAGTATACGGCTCATTGCAGCCCGGCGACCCAGCCTTTACAGAGACAACCCCTTACAGCCCCAACAGTCCATACTCGGCCTCAAAGGCAGCCAGCGACCATCTGGTGCGCGCCTTTCACGAAACATACGGCCTGCCGGTGCTGCTGACCAACTGTTCCAACAATTACGGGCCGCGTCAGTTTCCCGAAAAGCTCATTCCGCTGATGATCTGCAATGCCCTCGATCGCAAGCCCCTGCCAGTGTATGGCAAGGGGGCCAATATACGCGACTGGCTGCATGTGGAAGACCACTGCGCAGCCATTGCCCGCGTGCTTGAGGCTGGCAATGTTGGCCGCTGCTACAACATTGGCGGTCATGCGGAAAAAACAAACCTTGAGGTTGTGCAGGCTGTTTGCGGTATACTCGACAATCTGGCCCCCTCTGTGGCTGGCCCCTATGCCGGTCTTGTCTCCTTTGTGGCAGACAGGCCGGGGCACGATTTTCGCTATGCCATAGACAGCACCCGCATTGAGACCGAGCTTGGCTGGAAGCCCGCCCACAATTTTGAGTCTGGCTTGCAGGATACCGTACGCTGGTATCTTGAAAATACTGCCTGGACAGAAAATGTGCGTAGCGGTGCATACAGGGAATGGATTGCGGTCAACTACGCACAGCGCGGCCCTGGTGGGGGCAACTGA
- a CDS encoding FkbM family methyltransferase yields the protein MKTKWLKIPIIKATGNLYYAALQAVSLGIVRHLVWLEKKIGRSRRGFTQDCLIELCNNQWHTVNLGSGGSTGAPRFSLKLCVSNSLLWFRADTFHTKEPETLEWINSMDQGATLWDVGANVGLYSLYAAQTRQAAVYAYEPSVFNLEVLAKNIFANGLESKIVIVPVPLSDATECSTFKLSNICNGSACSTFGKDFGFDGNPLETAFAYSTVGSTGDFLAANGVVPVPDYIKIDVDGIEHLVLSGMKDVLSNEKVKSVLIEGNDDFHDQVATISDIMQKCGFVLQKKVHSEMFSGDTPFSNTYNQIWVRSA from the coding sequence ATGAAAACAAAATGGTTAAAGATCCCTATTATAAAGGCAACCGGAAATCTGTATTATGCAGCTTTGCAGGCTGTTTCACTTGGGATTGTCCGTCATCTTGTGTGGCTTGAAAAAAAGATTGGTCGTAGTCGCCGTGGTTTTACGCAGGATTGTCTTATAGAGCTATGCAACAATCAGTGGCACACAGTTAATCTTGGCAGCGGCGGCTCCACCGGTGCACCTCGCTTCAGTCTTAAGCTCTGTGTCAGTAACTCCCTCCTTTGGTTTAGAGCTGATACTTTCCACACCAAAGAGCCCGAAACCCTGGAGTGGATTAACTCAATGGATCAGGGTGCTACCCTGTGGGATGTCGGCGCCAATGTGGGCCTGTATTCCCTTTATGCCGCCCAGACACGTCAAGCTGCCGTGTACGCCTATGAACCGTCTGTTTTTAATCTGGAAGTTCTGGCAAAGAATATTTTTGCAAACGGCCTTGAAAGCAAAATTGTAATTGTTCCTGTTCCCCTTTCTGATGCTACCGAGTGCAGTACATTTAAACTGAGCAATATATGCAATGGAAGTGCCTGTTCAACATTTGGCAAAGATTTTGGATTTGATGGAAATCCTCTTGAGACAGCCTTTGCGTACTCCACGGTAGGGTCAACGGGCGATTTCTTGGCAGCCAACGGTGTTGTTCCTGTTCCAGACTATATAAAGATTGATGTTGATGGCATTGAGCATCTTGTTCTTTCAGGGATGAAAGATGTTTTGAGTAACGAAAAAGTGAAAAGTGTGCTCATTGAAGGAAACGATGATTTTCATGATCAGGTTGCAACAATATCAGACATAATGCAAAAATGCGGGTTTGTGTTGCAGAAAAAGGTACACTCGGAAATGTTCTCTGGTGATACCCCATTTTCAAATACTTACAATCAAATATGGGTTCGATCGGCGTAA
- a CDS encoding glycosyltransferase family A protein: MNKSSQQPLSGEHPFFSVIIPSYNCAQFLREALQSLNNQTFQNFDVHISDSHSTDGTDCVPQEFPNLRCTVHTNDRFGNIAASRNLAASHATAPWLAFLDADDFWTPDKLARIKESIVANPEAVIFCHAEHIFQDGKIISDQYYSPRGDHLPSTLIFGGNAFSTAATVLRRDIFEKVGGFDDREDIITAEDYNLWICVSPYGEAVFLKDILGYYRLHGSNSSAKLKRHLDATEAVLLKHLAPYRARYAWAVNRRMFRFTGRCAIDILRHKHWIPGAQYALKAAGYALCMAVSWRPGVQAFPHSPE, translated from the coding sequence ATGAACAAATCTAGTCAACAGCCGCTGTCAGGAGAGCATCCCTTTTTTTCTGTTATAATTCCGTCCTATAATTGCGCCCAATTTTTGCGCGAAGCGCTTCAAAGCCTGAACAACCAGACATTCCAGAATTTTGACGTGCATATTTCAGACAGCCACTCCACAGATGGCACTGACTGCGTCCCCCAGGAATTCCCCAATCTGCGCTGCACGGTTCACACCAATGACCGCTTTGGCAATATAGCCGCGTCACGCAACCTTGCCGCATCACACGCCACTGCTCCCTGGCTGGCTTTTTTGGATGCGGACGATTTCTGGACTCCAGACAAGCTCGCCCGCATCAAAGAGTCAATTGTCGCAAATCCTGAGGCCGTAATATTTTGCCATGCAGAGCATATTTTTCAGGATGGAAAGATCATAAGTGATCAATACTACTCACCACGAGGCGACCATCTTCCCTCAACCCTCATATTCGGGGGCAACGCGTTCAGCACGGCTGCCACGGTACTTCGCCGCGATATTTTTGAAAAAGTGGGCGGATTTGACGACAGAGAGGACATAATCACGGCTGAAGATTACAATTTGTGGATATGCGTCAGCCCTTATGGTGAAGCCGTCTTCCTCAAAGACATTCTTGGCTATTACCGGCTGCACGGCAGTAATTCCTCCGCAAAACTCAAGCGCCACCTGGATGCCACCGAAGCTGTGCTGCTTAAGCATCTGGCTCCGTATCGCGCCAGATATGCATGGGCCGTAAACAGGCGGATGTTCAGATTCACTGGCCGCTGTGCGATTGATATCCTGCGCCACAAGCACTGGATACCTGGCGCGCAATATGCCTTGAAGGCGGCAGGATACGCCCTGTGCATGGCTGTCAGCTGGCGTCCTGGCGTTCAGGCCTTTCCACACAGCCCTGAGTAA
- a CDS encoding DegT/DnrJ/EryC1/StrS family aminotransferase, protein MRLTRKPPTRYWPLLCKHNRGSTSPDQHWLWCASGRGGIELACSAANLREGQTVLLPEYICDVVLHPLQRLKLKAAWYSLNTDLTPNWQSLEAQLPGVRAALLMHPFGQPQDAPRFTACCKKAGVLFIEDNAHGYGATLNGQLLGTFGDMGVTSPWKQYAVPHGAALWLQDPQTADKAKSQCAHWPVAPVSIAKSWCRSRLRDVLTLVPTLRRAIIPPPDADMDEPEQPQPPCLAHPAVLAVLAGVQPARDAARRRAIYAEWQTFTEGKELTPVFSSLHPEAAPLCFAAYTADITTRQRWLRWGWQHDIAVHTWPTLPEELRNRPQAADRWQRLLCFPIHQEMDPSLLRAMLDSLPPPC, encoded by the coding sequence ATGAGATTAACCCGCAAGCCTCCCACTCGTTATTGGCCCCTGCTGTGCAAACACAACCGGGGCAGCACCAGCCCCGACCAGCACTGGCTGTGGTGCGCTTCGGGGCGCGGAGGCATTGAACTTGCGTGCTCAGCCGCGAACCTGCGCGAGGGACAAACAGTACTGTTGCCTGAGTATATTTGCGATGTAGTGCTGCACCCCCTGCAGCGGCTCAAACTGAAAGCCGCATGGTATTCTCTGAATACGGATCTTACTCCGAATTGGCAAAGTCTTGAGGCGCAGTTGCCCGGCGTGCGGGCTGCACTGCTCATGCACCCGTTTGGCCAGCCGCAGGATGCTCCACGTTTTACAGCCTGCTGCAAAAAGGCGGGAGTGTTGTTTATTGAAGACAATGCCCACGGTTACGGCGCAACCTTAAACGGGCAATTGCTTGGAACATTTGGCGATATGGGCGTTACATCACCCTGGAAGCAGTATGCTGTTCCCCATGGGGCTGCACTGTGGCTTCAGGATCCGCAAACTGCAGACAAAGCCAAAAGCCAGTGCGCACACTGGCCTGTGGCCCCGGTTTCCATAGCAAAGTCATGGTGCAGATCACGCCTGCGTGATGTTCTTACGCTTGTTCCCACGCTGCGGCGGGCCATCATACCACCGCCTGATGCAGACATGGACGAACCCGAGCAACCGCAGCCCCCCTGCCTGGCTCACCCTGCGGTACTGGCTGTTCTTGCTGGTGTTCAGCCAGCGCGAGATGCCGCCCGGCGCCGTGCCATTTACGCAGAATGGCAAACCTTCACTGAGGGCAAGGAGCTTACCCCGGTTTTTTCATCACTGCATCCAGAGGCAGCCCCATTGTGCTTTGCGGCCTATACGGCCGATATAACCACCCGCCAGCGCTGGCTTCGCTGGGGTTGGCAGCACGACATTGCCGTGCACACCTGGCCCACCCTGCCAGAAGAGTTACGCAACCGGCCTCAGGCTGCCGACCGCTGGCAACGCCTGCTTTGCTTCCCCATCCACCAGGAAATGGACCCCAGCCTTTTACGCGCGATGTTGGACAGCCTGCCACCTCCATGTTAG
- a CDS encoding nucleotide sugar dehydrogenase: MVSFEDLRDKKSSVAVVGLGYVGLPLAVALSHHFDVIGFDINTVRVEALNKGHDSTNEVDDASLAASTARFSSDATELGKAGVIIVAVPTPVDSHRTPDLTPVIGASRTVGRHMPKGCVVCYESTVYPGVTEDECIPLLVKESGMNFPAEFTVGYSPERINPGDKVHRLETIRKVVSGSDEATADLLVKVYGAVVTAGIHRASCIKVAEAAKVIENTQRDINIALMNELALIFNRLGIDTLEVLEAAGSKWNFLPFRPGLVGGHCIGVDPYYLTYKAEEIGCHPEVILAGRRINDGMGKYVAEVCVKRLINADKHVKGARVGLLGFTFKENVPDIRNTRVVDIIAELKEYGITALVHDPEADAAEAMHEYGQQLLPMSELNNLDVLILAVSHESFRQLSPEVIRSMFVDGKILLMDIKGFWDKQEMLDAGFDLWRL, encoded by the coding sequence ATGGTTTCATTTGAAGACCTGCGGGACAAAAAATCTTCCGTGGCTGTTGTTGGCCTGGGCTATGTGGGCTTGCCCCTTGCCGTGGCGCTTTCCCACCATTTTGACGTGATCGGGTTTGACATCAACACGGTGCGTGTGGAGGCCCTCAACAAGGGGCACGATTCCACCAATGAAGTGGACGATGCCTCCCTTGCCGCCAGCACTGCGCGCTTTAGCAGCGACGCCACCGAGCTGGGCAAGGCCGGGGTCATCATTGTGGCCGTGCCCACTCCCGTGGACAGCCACCGCACCCCCGACCTCACGCCCGTGATCGGCGCAAGCCGCACCGTGGGACGTCACATGCCCAAGGGCTGCGTGGTGTGCTACGAATCTACTGTGTACCCCGGCGTGACAGAAGACGAGTGCATTCCCTTGCTGGTGAAAGAATCGGGCATGAATTTCCCCGCCGAGTTTACCGTGGGCTACTCGCCGGAACGCATCAACCCCGGCGACAAGGTCCACAGGCTTGAAACCATCCGCAAGGTCGTTTCCGGCTCGGACGAAGCTACTGCCGATCTGCTGGTCAAGGTATATGGCGCAGTTGTTACGGCGGGCATCCACAGGGCATCGTGCATCAAGGTTGCCGAGGCCGCCAAGGTTATCGAAAATACCCAGCGCGACATCAACATCGCCCTGATGAACGAGCTGGCCCTTATTTTCAACCGTCTGGGCATCGACACCCTTGAGGTGCTGGAAGCCGCAGGCAGCAAGTGGAACTTCCTGCCCTTCAGGCCCGGTCTGGTGGGCGGCCACTGCATTGGCGTTGACCCCTACTATCTGACCTACAAGGCCGAAGAGATCGGTTGCCACCCCGAGGTCATCCTTGCAGGTCGTCGCATCAACGACGGCATGGGCAAGTATGTGGCCGAGGTGTGCGTCAAGCGCCTGATCAATGCCGACAAACACGTCAAGGGCGCGCGCGTGGGCCTGCTGGGCTTTACCTTCAAGGAAAACGTGCCGGATATCCGCAATACCCGCGTGGTGGATATTATTGCCGAACTCAAGGAATACGGCATCACGGCCCTTGTGCACGACCCCGAAGCCGATGCGGCTGAAGCCATGCACGAGTATGGGCAGCAGCTGTTGCCCATGAGTGAACTCAACAATCTTGATGTGCTCATTCTGGCCGTGTCGCACGAAAGTTTCCGCCAGCTCAGCCCTGAAGTTATCCGCTCCATGTTTGTGGACGGCAAGATTTTATTGATGGATATCAAAGGATTCTGGGACAAGCAGGAAATGCTTGATGCAGGCTTTGATCTCTGGAGGCTTTAA
- a CDS encoding TIGR04326 family surface carbohydrate biosynthesis protein, with the protein MIKSTIGQSNITGLDQNLPELHVYQNVMSKEHSGTGLLWNQWDCNCASILDLQTRYFEQIREEFLEFICALGKSDIRGKKLKDHFRLKDGFSTWWISSLFERHPSCYGQNLFEIFKLRALEIHLTKNPCAALHLHGNNAPLAEALGQLCLALGIPFHRHAAGPKPSRSFRQRLKKALQSCSPTNTIFYAFKALHWWFATRRRFPAKPSVTPGKGLLLGTWFPNVDKQAAAKGHFRSRYWEAAHDALPKNLPVHWLFVHVDPKEKIQANVQLRDSLMPEHGKGDMTFWEECVTPSVALEAFSQWLSVAARARKLKAEVGKAFMWPNSHLNVYPHLRDAWHDSTQGGFLLDQLLCRKGIQAYCRAIGPQNACITSSELQSWERLLFEEQHRQGCPHVLAVQHSIVRDADFRFFVAPQQWTDSEFTRLMPHTFYANGKAGLMAMRHGGFAADRLDMVEAVRFMYLAEAKPLPEVEPQRLLVATSYFAKETEEMLKLLAEAANSSSAPLLNNIVIKPHPFLPVDHLVEKYFSSKPVIADGPIENHLTPGTVVFAESGTSVALLVLCRQLPLLLYIAADTFDLGIIQADTPVARIRTVQDLISALPPKPLGCTIDDYFCLDTSLPRWHELFNKIFQNGNHQ; encoded by the coding sequence ATGATAAAATCCACAATTGGTCAATCGAACATCACGGGCCTCGACCAGAATCTCCCAGAATTACATGTCTACCAGAATGTAATGTCCAAGGAACATTCCGGAACTGGCCTTTTGTGGAACCAGTGGGACTGCAACTGCGCCAGCATTCTCGACCTCCAGACCCGTTACTTCGAGCAGATACGCGAAGAATTTCTCGAATTTATCTGCGCCCTGGGCAAGAGCGACATCCGGGGGAAAAAGCTTAAAGACCATTTTCGGCTTAAAGACGGATTTTCTACATGGTGGATATCCAGCCTGTTTGAACGGCACCCGAGCTGTTACGGCCAAAACCTGTTTGAGATATTCAAACTCCGCGCGCTTGAGATACATCTGACAAAAAATCCATGTGCGGCCCTGCACCTGCACGGCAACAATGCCCCTCTGGCTGAAGCCTTGGGGCAACTCTGCCTGGCGCTGGGCATTCCGTTTCACAGGCACGCAGCCGGCCCCAAGCCATCCCGTTCATTCAGGCAGCGCCTGAAAAAGGCCCTGCAATCCTGTTCCCCCACAAACACCATTTTTTATGCCTTCAAAGCCCTGCACTGGTGGTTCGCCACGCGCAGGCGCTTTCCCGCCAAGCCCTCAGTTACGCCGGGTAAAGGTTTGCTACTGGGCACATGGTTTCCCAATGTTGACAAGCAGGCCGCTGCCAAGGGGCACTTTCGCTCACGCTACTGGGAGGCAGCGCACGACGCATTGCCCAAGAACCTTCCTGTTCACTGGCTCTTTGTTCATGTTGATCCCAAAGAAAAAATTCAGGCCAATGTGCAACTGCGCGACAGCCTTATGCCAGAACACGGCAAAGGCGATATGACCTTTTGGGAAGAATGCGTGACACCAAGCGTGGCACTGGAGGCATTTAGCCAGTGGCTCTCTGTGGCTGCCAGGGCACGCAAGCTGAAAGCTGAAGTAGGCAAGGCCTTTATGTGGCCCAATTCCCACCTGAATGTTTACCCCCATCTGCGCGATGCGTGGCACGACTCCACTCAAGGTGGTTTTTTGCTGGATCAACTGCTATGTCGCAAAGGCATACAGGCGTATTGCCGCGCTATTGGACCACAGAACGCCTGCATTACATCCTCTGAGCTGCAGTCGTGGGAAAGACTGCTCTTTGAAGAACAACACCGGCAAGGCTGCCCCCATGTGCTGGCAGTACAGCACTCGATTGTCCGCGACGCAGACTTCAGATTTTTTGTTGCCCCCCAACAATGGACTGACAGCGAATTTACGCGCCTGATGCCCCACACCTTTTATGCCAACGGCAAGGCGGGGCTGATGGCGATGCGCCACGGCGGTTTTGCCGCCGACAGGCTGGATATGGTGGAAGCTGTGCGCTTCATGTATTTGGCAGAGGCAAAACCGCTTCCAGAAGTGGAGCCGCAACGGCTGCTTGTTGCCACATCCTATTTCGCCAAAGAAACAGAAGAGATGCTGAAACTGCTGGCAGAAGCCGCCAACAGCAGTAGCGCCCCGTTGCTGAACAATATTGTCATAAAGCCGCATCCATTCCTGCCCGTTGACCATCTGGTTGAAAAATATTTTTCCTCAAAGCCAGTTATTGCCGATGGCCCCATAGAAAACCACCTTACCCCTGGAACCGTCGTATTTGCAGAATCGGGCACCTCTGTGGCGTTGCTGGTGTTGTGCAGGCAGCTTCCCCTGCTGTTGTATATTGCGGCAGACACATTTGACCTTGGCATCATTCAGGCCGATACTCCGGTTGCCCGCATACGCACGGTGCAGGACCTGATTTCGGCCCTGCCACCCAAACCGCTTGGCTGCACTATTGACGACTACTTCTGCCTGGACACTTCGCTGCCGCGCTGGCACGAACTCTTCAACAAAATTTTTCAGAACGGTAACCATCAATGA
- a CDS encoding ABC transporter ATP-binding protein gives MAFSLLLPIRKSADTGIRLPLPDKGYPITLLLVRIPSSTLPHFMLQYKLTHIAKQFYTIASTASRRQFIWLCFLNIIIGLFEICVAGGISLLGVAMSSPEALTRFPLLPVIAASIPFPDQVPNALRMLAVVMTCIVIATAAKNALLAYLTWLQNYFAQSMAWAMGEKLFQSFLTAPYLWHTRQNSAELLTTLNWKSHISIFSVALLTLLTQTIIAIFLFSSVLFANPVMSAFLFCTIAFFAIAIHKYAQKQLYGLSTAIREYDIQNAKICMEGLHGIREIIIYDKLAAFMDAYSQFIDSYRRIASKQSLFPGLPQWCLESAGMALLLVVLLFLIGLGNSVAETTGLITLLAAVSWRLLPAANKALGAIMNMRTSQPIVERFLTLLDTPQSIPAISERELLPFGNNILLQDVTFSYPNADKPALDHITFLIPKGKMIGLIGPSGSGKSTLSSIINGLVVPESGQLLVDGKPWDPKNSRLKIGYVPQNLYLLDASLAENIAFSRWGEPIDEARVLKCCKMAAIDFLEDLPTGIHTIIGERGVRLSGGQVQRVGIARALYDNPDILFFDEATSALDEGAEREIQATVTSLKSSITLLVIAHRLHTVAECDIVYWVEKGRIVRQGSPAEVLPEYEAALAQTPGQTV, from the coding sequence ATGGCATTTTCATTACTATTGCCAATCCGAAAATCAGCTGACACTGGCATTCGCCTCCCCCTTCCAGATAAGGGCTACCCAATCACCCTGCTGCTTGTGCGGATACCCTCAAGCACGCTACCACACTTCATGCTTCAATACAAACTCACCCACATTGCCAAGCAGTTTTACACCATTGCCAGCACTGCTAGCCGCAGACAGTTCATATGGCTTTGCTTTCTTAATATAATCATTGGTTTGTTTGAAATATGCGTTGCAGGCGGCATTTCATTGCTGGGTGTCGCAATGTCCTCACCAGAGGCCCTGACACGCTTCCCCCTGCTGCCAGTCATTGCCGCCTCCATCCCTTTTCCTGATCAGGTTCCCAACGCTTTGCGCATGCTTGCAGTTGTTATGACATGCATCGTCATTGCAACAGCCGCCAAAAATGCACTGTTAGCCTACCTGACGTGGCTACAAAACTATTTTGCCCAAAGCATGGCCTGGGCCATGGGTGAAAAGCTGTTTCAAAGCTTTCTTACTGCTCCATATTTATGGCATACGCGCCAAAATTCGGCAGAACTTCTGACGACGTTAAACTGGAAATCACACATTTCAATTTTTTCAGTTGCCCTACTTACGTTACTGACGCAAACGATTATTGCAATTTTCCTTTTCTCCAGCGTTCTCTTTGCCAACCCGGTGATGTCTGCATTTCTTTTTTGCACCATCGCCTTTTTTGCAATAGCCATTCACAAGTATGCACAAAAGCAACTCTACGGATTATCCACTGCCATACGCGAGTATGATATCCAAAATGCAAAAATTTGTATGGAAGGGCTGCATGGCATTCGAGAAATCATTATATATGACAAACTTGCTGCCTTTATGGATGCTTACTCGCAGTTTATTGATTCATACAGAAGAATTGCCAGCAAACAGTCGCTGTTTCCTGGTCTGCCGCAGTGGTGCCTTGAAAGTGCGGGGATGGCTCTGCTGCTTGTGGTATTGTTGTTTCTCATAGGCCTTGGCAACAGCGTGGCAGAAACCACTGGGCTCATTACCCTTTTGGCTGCGGTTTCGTGGAGACTGCTTCCCGCTGCCAACAAGGCTCTTGGCGCAATCATGAACATGCGCACTTCGCAGCCAATAGTGGAACGGTTCCTGACCCTGCTTGATACCCCGCAAAGTATTCCTGCCATCAGCGAGCGGGAACTCTTGCCTTTTGGCAATAATATTTTGCTACAAGATGTAACGTTTTCCTATCCAAACGCCGACAAACCTGCGCTTGATCACATCACGTTTTTGATCCCCAAGGGCAAGATGATCGGTCTTATTGGGCCCTCCGGCTCTGGTAAAAGCACACTGTCATCGATCATAAACGGTCTTGTGGTACCTGAAAGCGGCCAACTGCTGGTGGATGGCAAGCCCTGGGACCCCAAAAACAGCAGGCTTAAAATTGGTTATGTACCACAAAACCTGTATCTGCTAGATGCCAGCCTTGCAGAAAACATAGCATTCAGCCGGTGGGGCGAACCCATTGATGAGGCGCGGGTTCTCAAGTGCTGCAAGATGGCCGCCATTGATTTTCTAGAAGATCTTCCCACAGGTATCCATACAATTATTGGTGAACGCGGAGTACGGCTTTCTGGTGGGCAGGTGCAGCGAGTGGGTATAGCCCGTGCTCTTTACGACAACCCGGATATCCTGTTTTTTGATGAGGCCACCTCTGCCCTCGATGAGGGCGCAGAACGGGAAATACAGGCAACGGTAACATCCCTGAAATCGTCAATAACACTGCTCGTGATTGCACATCGCCTGCACACCGTTGCGGAATGCGACATCGTCTACTGGGTCGAAAAGGGCCGTATTGTACGCCAAGGAAGCCCCGCAGAAGTACTGCCCGAATATGAGGCAGCGCTTGCACAGACACCGGGGCAAACGGTATAA